The Pseudodesulfovibrio sediminis genome includes the window ACACACTCACTGAATGAACGCCAGACTACCACAACCTGATTTTGGCAATGCGGCATTTTCTGCCTTAACATTACATAAGGTAAATCCGCCTGCCCCCCCTCAAATGCGTCCACACATGGCAAAATGACGCCGGATTGCGTCTCAACATTTTTTATCCTTTATTTACAGAGTATTACACAAATGGAACGGGAGTTGCTAAACTCCATGCGTGTTTGACGGGAATACGACCCTGTCAGCAACAGAAAACAGAGAGATAATGTAGGAGGATCAAGGCATGCGAGGACTTTTTGAACGTCACATCCAATTGACAGGCAAGGTCATGGACCTGCGTCTGCAACGTCAAAATCTCGTCACGGCGAACATCGCCAATGTGAATACTCCTGGTTACAAGGCCCAGAGTCTTGAATTCGAAGAGAAGCTGCAAAGCGCCCTGAACCAGAATGCCCTGGGTAAAATGACCCGCACCGCATCCGACCACATGCCCACGGAATTCAGCACCGCCGGTTTTAAAGGGGATGGCCTGGAGGCATTCAAGGCCCGGGAGATTCATGGACAGGACTCTGTGAACCTGGACAAGGAAATGGCTGAGAATGCGAAAAACACCATGATGTACAACGCGCTCAGCTCGATTATCAAAAAGAATTTTCAAGGCATGACCAAAGTCATTCAGGAAGGGAGTAAATAAATGGACTTCATGACTGCAATGGACATCAGCTCGTCCGGCCTCAAGGCTCAAAGAGCACAGCTCAACGTCATTTCAATGAATATGGCGAATATTCGAACAACCAAGACTGCGGATGGCGGACCATACCAACGCAAGTCAGTATCTTTCGAATCCACGCCGGTGTACTCGCCGTTCGCGCAGGAAATGCACGATCAGCTCAACCGCGACCTTCATGGCGTCAAGGTCCTTGGCGTTACCGCAGACCAACGCCCTTTCAAGCAGGTTTACGAACCGCATCATCCGGATGCAAACGACCTGGGATATGTCACCTACCCCGATATCAACGTTGTCGAGGAAATGACCAACATGATGCAGGCCATGCGCGGCTATGAGGCCAATGTTCAAACCATTCAGGCCGCAAAGCGCATGTTCCAGAAAGCCCTGATGATAGGCAACGGTTAAAAAGGAGAAGAACCATGGTCGTCAAAAGTGTTGCAATAAACGCATACCAGCATGCCCTGAACGCCAACCGTCGAACGGCATTGGAAAAGCAGGTCTCCAACAAGCTGCAAAAGCCTCAGGAAGAGGCCCAGGGATTCACGGAGACACTTCAGCAGTCGCTGAAAGGCGTCAACGACATCCAGACCGAGAAAAAGCATATGATCGAAGAATTCGCATCAGGCAAATCGCAAAACGTCCATGAGCTCATGATCACCATGCAGAAAGCGGGACTGACCATGCAGATGACCGGCGCGGTACGCAGCAAGATCATGCAGTCCTACAAAGAAATAATGCAGATGCAGTTCTAGAGAACTCTGTCAGCCCAGTAATACACACACCTTTCAAGTTGCGGGAGAGAGAAGATGCCTCCGTTCGTCGAAGAATATTGGTCAAAAATCAGTGGACTCTGGTCCGAACGCACCGTGTCACAGCGTATCCTGATCGGTGGCCTGGCTGCTTCGGTCATCATCGCCTTTGCGCTCATGATCTATTGGATGAACAAACCCGATTACCGCGTCCTGATGACCAACCTCTACCCCGAGGACGCCTCGCGGGTCGTGGGCATGCTTCAGGCAGCCAAGGAAGACTACAAGCTGGAAAACGGCGGCAAGACCGTCCTGGTCCCGGCGAACCGTGTCTATGAACTGAGGCTCCAGGTGGCGGGCGAAGGCAACCTACACGGACAGGGTATCGGTTTCGAAATTTTTGACGACATTCAGATCGGCCAGACCGATTTTGTCCAGCACGTCAACTACCAGCGCGCTCTTCAGGGCGAACTGGCTCGCACCATCACGGAATTCCCCATGGTCGTAAAGACGCGCGTGCATTTGGTCATCCCGCAAAAATCCCTTTTCATCGAAGACCAGATCTCCCCGTCAGCTTCCATCGTCCTGCAACTCAAGGATGACGGCAAGCTTGAACCGAATGAGACTCAGGGTATCGTCAATCTCGTTTCCATGGCTGTCGAAGGCCTTGAGCCCGCATCCATCACAGTCACCGACATGAAGGGCCGCCCGCTCTACACCCCGGAAGACGAGAACAACGGTCTTTCCCTGTCAAATGCCCAGCAGCTCCACAAGGCGAGCGTCGAAGCCAAAATCCAGCGTCAGATTCTTGAACTCCTCGGCCCTGCTGTCGGCCCTGACAAGGTCATCGCCCGCGTCAACGCTGATCTCGATTTCAGCCAGCGCACCCTGCGCAACGAAACCTTTGACCCGGACGGCTCGGTTGTCCGATCCGAGACCCGGTCCGAAGAGACAACGGCCGGTGCCGCTTCTCTGGCTGGCGGCGAACCAGACGCCAACTTCCGCGGCGACGGATTTGCAGGCACCCGGACCACCCAGGACTCAACACGGGAATCCCGGACCACCAACTTTGAAATCAACAAGACTGAAGAATCCGTCGTGACCCCGGTTGGGGAGTTGAAACGTCTCACGGTTGCGGTTATCCTGGATGGCACATGGGAAACGAATCCGGACACCGGAGAATCCGTTTACACACCGCGTACGGCTCAGGAAATTGAACGCATAAGAAACCTGATTGAAAACGCCGTGGGGTTTGACTCCACGCGCGGGGACACCATCGAGGTTTCAAACATCTCCTTTGGCGAGCCTGAAATCTATGATGCGGACTCCGTCCTGCGGACCATGCTGGAATACGCTCAGCGTCTGGGCAAGCCGTTCCTCAACGGCATACTGATCTTTCTCTTCCTCATCCTGGTTGTGCGCCCGGTGGTCATGGCTCTTATCAGACCCCGTGTGGCAGAACAGGAGATCGAAGAGATGGCCGGTCTGCCCGGTGCCGAACGACTGGCTCTGGAAGAAGAAGAGATGGACGAAGAGGCTCTGGACGCATCACGACGCTTGGAAAATGCCAAGAACCATGCTGTTCAGTTG containing:
- the flgB gene encoding flagellar basal body rod protein FlgB → MRGLFERHIQLTGKVMDLRLQRQNLVTANIANVNTPGYKAQSLEFEEKLQSALNQNALGKMTRTASDHMPTEFSTAGFKGDGLEAFKAREIHGQDSVNLDKEMAENAKNTMMYNALSSIIKKNFQGMTKVIQEGSK
- the flgC gene encoding flagellar basal body rod protein FlgC, which codes for MDFMTAMDISSSGLKAQRAQLNVISMNMANIRTTKTADGGPYQRKSVSFESTPVYSPFAQEMHDQLNRDLHGVKVLGVTADQRPFKQVYEPHHPDANDLGYVTYPDINVVEEMTNMMQAMRGYEANVQTIQAAKRMFQKALMIGNG
- the fliE gene encoding flagellar hook-basal body complex protein FliE; this translates as MVVKSVAINAYQHALNANRRTALEKQVSNKLQKPQEEAQGFTETLQQSLKGVNDIQTEKKHMIEEFASGKSQNVHELMITMQKAGLTMQMTGAVRSKIMQSYKEIMQMQF
- the fliF gene encoding flagellar basal-body MS-ring/collar protein FliF, with amino-acid sequence MPPFVEEYWSKISGLWSERTVSQRILIGGLAASVIIAFALMIYWMNKPDYRVLMTNLYPEDASRVVGMLQAAKEDYKLENGGKTVLVPANRVYELRLQVAGEGNLHGQGIGFEIFDDIQIGQTDFVQHVNYQRALQGELARTITEFPMVVKTRVHLVIPQKSLFIEDQISPSASIVLQLKDDGKLEPNETQGIVNLVSMAVEGLEPASITVTDMKGRPLYTPEDENNGLSLSNAQQLHKASVEAKIQRQILELLGPAVGPDKVIARVNADLDFSQRTLRNETFDPDGSVVRSETRSEETTAGAASLAGGEPDANFRGDGFAGTRTTQDSTRESRTTNFEINKTEESVVTPVGELKRLTVAVILDGTWETNPDTGESVYTPRTAQEIERIRNLIENAVGFDSTRGDTIEVSNISFGEPEIYDADSVLRTMLEYAQRLGKPFLNGILIFLFLILVVRPVVMALIRPRVAEQEIEEMAGLPGAERLALEEEEMDEEALDASRRLENAKNHAVQLSDENIDQAVQLLKTWLTQEA